A single window of Venturia canescens isolate UGA chromosome 3, ASM1945775v1, whole genome shotgun sequence DNA harbors:
- the LOC122408224 gene encoding uncharacterized protein, which translates to MDAEDVFDQRSSNSDILTNQASSSALTYFSQASSKVSDFANEIVERKKKAKTDIMTPELAAALDRGNVSSRNAIFIIAAILASLGINVEDVNLSHATIHRSRIKFRTNIAQELKKDFQIDNRYVVHWDGKILSDIVDAKFVDRLPVVLSAGDADQLLGVPKMANGTAKNQASAIIDTLNQWNVSSHVKAMCFDTTAVNTGIHNGTCAILEKTFGRELIYLPCRHHIFEIILKAVFDKYWPAQNGPNIPIFSRFKNIWNSIDQSKYKSGMADETVANVLAEKRHELLVFINNHLQVSHSRDDYKELLQLSTIFLGSGSVYTFKRPGAMHHARWMAKAIYSLKIFMFRDEFKLTVRETTGLREVCIFVILFYIRAWFTATFAVMAPNNDLNLMQALLQYQRINSSVSQSALRKMTSHLWYLTEELTPLSLFDDSVCVKIKKKIVEAIKNREGSIVQSKRYNIPENQVELLMHRDISDFASKKSLLLFEKFDLSYDFLDEDPERWSDNGSFKECSEFFRKLKVTNDVAERGVSLIEEYNKCLTKDEEQYQYLLQVVQKHRKRYPNCNKKNLVVTGSRFHD; encoded by the exons ATGGATGCAGAAGATG tCTTTGATCAACGCTCGAGCAACAGTGACATTCTGACCAATCAAGCGTCTAGCTCAGCGTTAACATATTTCAGCCAAGCGTCCAGTAAAGTTTCCGActtcgcgaatgaaattgttgaacgaaaaaaaaaagcgaaaactGACATTATGACGCCGGAACTTGCCGCCGCTCTCGATCGGGGAAACGTTAGTAGCAGGAATGCTATTTTTATAATAGCCGCGATCCTAGCGAGTTTGGGAATTAATGTCGAAGATGTCAATTTGAGTCATGCTACCATACATCGGAGTCGTATTAAATTTAGAACGAACATTGCtcaagaattgaaaaaagattttcaaattgaCAATCGTTACGTTGTACATTGGGATGGCAAGATACTTAGTGACATTGTTGATGCAAAATTTGTAGACAGACTTCCGGTTGTTTTATCTGCCGGAGATGCTGATCAGCTACTGGGAGTTCCAAAAATGGCTAATGGAACCGCTAAGAACCAAGCTTCGGCTATCATTGATACATTAAATCAATGGAATGTTAGTTCTCATGTTAAAGCAATGTGTTTTGACACGACAGCTGTGAACACAG GTATTCATAACGGTACATGTGCTATACTAGAGAAAACATTTGGTCGAGAATTGATTTATTTACCGTGCCGCcatcatatttttgaaatcattttgaaagCCGTTTTCGACAAATACTGGCCTGCACAAAATGGTCCCAATATACCGATATTTTCGAGgttcaaaaatatttggaataGCATTGACCAATCGAAATATAAAAGTGGTATGGCCGATGAAACTGTTGCGAATGTTTTAGCAGAAAAACGACACGAGTTACTCGTTTTCATCAATAATCATCTGCAG GTGTCTCACTCCAGGGATGATTACAAAGAGCTTTTGCAATTGTCAACCATTTTTCTCGGAAGTGGCTCAGTTTACACATTCAAGCGTCCTGGAGCAATGCATCATGCGAGATGGATGGCAAAGGCGATTtatagtttgaaaattttcatgtttagagACGAATTCAAACTTACAGTTCGGGAAACAACCGGTTTGCGAGAAGTTTGCATTTTCGTAATCCTTTTTTATATTCGAGCATGGTTCACGGCAACTTTTGCCGTAATGGCACCGAACAACGATTTAAACCTAATGCAAGCGTTGCTTCAATATCAAAGGATCAATTCATCCGTCTCGCAATCGGCTCTTAGAAAGATGACTTCTCATTTGTGGTATTTAACCGAAGAGCTAACTCCGTTATCATTATTTGACGATAGTGTTTgcgtaaaaattaaaaaaaaaatagttgaagcTATAAAAAATCGAGAAGGTTCAATAGTACAGTCTAAACGGTACAATATTCCAGAGAACCAAGTGGAATTGTTAATGCATCGAGATATAAGCGACTttgcttcaaaaaaatcattgttattgtttgaaaaattcgatttgtcGTACGACTTCCTTGACGAAGACCCAGAACGATGGAGTGACAATGGAAGCTTTAAAGaatgttcagaattttttaGGAAGCTGAAAGTGACAAATGATGTTGCTGAACGCGGTGTCTCATTAATAGAAGAGTACAACAAATGCTTGACTAAAGATGAGGAGCAATACCAATATTTGTTACAAGTTGTGCAAAAACATCGGAAGCGCTATCCcaactgtaataaaaaaaatcttgtagTCACCGGTAGTCGTTTTCATGATTAA